One window of Sinorhizobium fredii NGR234 genomic DNA carries:
- the dapE gene encoding succinyl-diaminopimelate desuccinylase: MFPTDPISNLAALIRCPSVTPAEGGALTALEAMLAPLGFSVDRVVAKEAGTPDIENLYARLGAEGPHLMFAGHTDVVPVGDEAAWSHPPFSAAIARGEMYGRGAVDMKGGIACFVAAVARHIEKHGRPKGSISFLITGDEEGPAINGTVKLLEWAAQKGERWDACLVGEPTNPESLGDMIKIGRRGSLSGRITVHGVQGHAAYPHLADNPVRGILQLTQALMDSAFDAGTDTFQPSNLEVTTIDVGNAAVNVIPARASAAFNIRFNDHWTAESLKAEIVARLDRAAKDETLRPGRQPVKYDIVWNERPSHVFLTRNNALIDSLSGAVEAVTGRQPKLSTTGGTSDARFIKDYCPVVEFGLVGQTMHMVDERVAIADLETLTGIYEAFVARWFGHAAA, translated from the coding sequence ATGTTCCCCACCGATCCGATCTCCAATCTCGCTGCCCTCATCCGTTGCCCCTCGGTCACCCCGGCCGAAGGCGGTGCGCTTACCGCTCTGGAAGCGATGCTGGCGCCGCTCGGGTTCTCGGTCGATCGGGTCGTGGCGAAGGAGGCAGGCACGCCGGATATCGAGAACCTCTATGCCCGGCTCGGCGCCGAAGGACCGCATCTGATGTTCGCTGGCCATACGGATGTCGTGCCGGTCGGCGACGAAGCCGCCTGGTCCCATCCGCCGTTCTCTGCCGCGATCGCCCGCGGCGAAATGTACGGGCGCGGTGCCGTCGACATGAAGGGCGGCATTGCCTGCTTCGTGGCGGCTGTGGCCCGCCACATCGAGAAGCATGGCCGCCCGAAGGGCTCGATCTCCTTCCTGATCACCGGCGACGAGGAAGGTCCGGCGATCAACGGCACGGTGAAGCTGCTCGAATGGGCCGCCCAAAAAGGCGAACGCTGGGACGCCTGCCTTGTCGGCGAGCCGACCAATCCGGAGAGCCTCGGCGACATGATCAAGATCGGCCGGCGCGGCTCGCTGTCCGGCCGGATCACCGTGCATGGCGTGCAGGGCCACGCCGCCTATCCGCACCTCGCCGACAATCCGGTGCGCGGCATTCTGCAGCTCACGCAAGCCCTGATGGACTCGGCCTTCGACGCTGGCACCGACACCTTCCAGCCATCCAATCTGGAGGTCACGACGATCGACGTCGGCAATGCCGCCGTCAACGTCATTCCGGCCAGGGCGAGCGCCGCCTTCAACATCCGCTTCAACGATCACTGGACGGCCGAAAGCCTGAAGGCGGAGATCGTCGCGCGTCTCGACCGCGCCGCGAAGGACGAAACGCTGCGTCCCGGTCGGCAGCCGGTCAAGTACGACATCGTCTGGAACGAGCGGCCGAGCCACGTCTTCCTGACGCGCAACAATGCGTTGATCGATTCGCTTTCCGGCGCAGTCGAAGCCGTGACCGGGCGCCAGCCGAAGCTCTCCACCACCGGCGGCACGTCGGACGCCCGCTTCATCAAGGACTATTGCCCGGTGGTCGAATTCGGCCTCGTCGGCCAGACGATGCACATGGTCGACGAGCGTGTCGCCATCGCCGATCTCGAAACCCTGACCGGGATCTACGAAGCCTTCGTCGCCCGCTGGTTCGGCCATGCCGCTGCTTGA
- a CDS encoding DUF805 domain-containing protein, with protein MAEEGRQPSMTWLFFSPSGRIGRLPFFLSWLLWLVLGGIILMQMLKYEDQDAALALWTLAMIGSGVASTVSIAMLAIKRLHDIGYPGPLALCLFIPVLSPIVFIALCLWPGAPGANEFGGHRNGPRR; from the coding sequence ATGGCCGAGGAGGGGCGGCAGCCGAGCATGACCTGGCTGTTCTTCAGCCCCTCCGGCCGTATCGGTCGCCTGCCCTTCTTCCTCTCCTGGCTGCTCTGGCTTGTCCTCGGCGGCATCATCCTGATGCAGATGCTGAAATATGAGGATCAGGACGCGGCGCTGGCGCTCTGGACGCTGGCGATGATCGGCTCCGGCGTTGCCTCGACCGTCTCCATCGCCATGCTGGCGATCAAGCGGCTCCATGATATCGGCTATCCCGGCCCGCTGGCGCTCTGCCTCTTCATCCCGGTGCTGAGCCCCATCGTCTTCATCGCTCTCTGCCTCTGGCCCGGCGCGCCAGGTGCCAACGAATTCGGCGGGCACCGCAACGGCCCCAGGCGCTGA
- a CDS encoding membrane protein translates to MPLLDEVLAYIKGLWLLIQGNRDGYNWLDISEGGLWRSFAAILWSLPAMAVSWASWRLYYLSAMPSGTTVGIGFFLKLLVVDLVSWLLPIVLVAALSRPLGFGPLVVPVIVTTNWLSVPLSYAMAIPAALLLLARGGHQLTALLSLIVLVAGVVLLFRLLRTITGNQNLLASALTALYLLPSMMLAQYLQHFFGLIPG, encoded by the coding sequence ATGCCGCTGCTTGACGAGGTTCTCGCCTATATCAAGGGGCTCTGGCTGCTGATCCAGGGAAACCGCGACGGTTACAACTGGTTGGATATCAGTGAAGGCGGCCTGTGGCGCTCCTTCGCGGCGATCCTCTGGTCGCTGCCGGCCATGGCCGTGTCCTGGGCCTCCTGGCGGCTCTATTATCTTTCGGCGATGCCGAGCGGCACGACCGTCGGCATCGGCTTTTTCCTAAAACTGCTCGTCGTCGATCTCGTCAGCTGGCTGCTGCCGATCGTGCTGGTCGCCGCTCTTTCGCGCCCCCTCGGATTCGGCCCACTGGTCGTGCCGGTGATCGTCACCACGAACTGGCTCTCGGTGCCTCTTTCCTATGCCATGGCAATTCCGGCTGCGCTCCTCCTGCTGGCCCGTGGAGGCCATCAGCTCACGGCTCTCTTGTCGCTGATCGTCCTTGTTGCCGGCGTCGTCCTGCTGTTCCGATTGCTGCGCACGATAACCGGCAACCAGAACCTGCTCGCTTCGGCGCTGACGGCCCTATACCTGCTGCCGTCGATGATGCTCGCACAATATCTTCAGCACTTCTTCGGCCTGATCCCCGGCTGA
- a CDS encoding efflux RND transporter permease subunit, which translates to MNFSRFFVDRPVFAGVLSVLIFVAGLIGMTGLPISEYPEVVPPQIVVRAQYPGANPSVIAETVATPLEEQINGVEGMLYMQSQATADGLMTLTVTFELGTDPDQAQQLVQNRVAQAEPRLPEEVRRLGVTTVKSSPDLTLVVHLISPNGQYDINYLRNYGVLNVKDRLARVEGVGQVQIFGGGDYSMRVWIDPEKAAERGLAASDIANAIRGQNVQAAAGVIGASPSVAGLDLQLSVNAQGRLRTPEDFAEIVVKSGENGEITRLGDVARVEMGAADYSLRSLLDNKAAVGMGVFQAPGSNAIQISENIHKAMAELKQTMPEGVDYEIVYDTTQFVRASIESVVHTLLEAIALVVLVVIVFLQTWRASIIPLVAVPVSIVGTFAVMYVFGFSINALSLFGLVLAIGIVVDDAIVVVENVERNIAQGLSPVQATYRAMQEVSGPIIAIALVLVAVFVPLAFITGLTGQFYRQFALTIAISTVISAFNSLTLSPALAALLLKDHHAPKDSLTRIMDALFSWFFRGFNRFFGASSEAYSRGVGGILTRKSLIMGLYVILLGVTFALFRSVPGGFVPAQDKQYLIGFAQLPDAATLDRSEDVIRRMSDIALKHPGVEHAIAFPGLSINGFTNSSNSGIVFVSLKPFEERTTPELSGGAIAMQLNQEFGAIQDAFIAMFPPPPVQGLGTTGGFKLQIEDKNGLGYRALDDAAKAFLAQAAQTPELAGLYSSYQINVPQLYADLDRVKARQLGVAVTDVFETLQIYLGSLYVNDFNAFGRTYSVRIQADANYRSHADDIGKLKVRSQSGEMIPLSALLTVEQTVGAERAIRYNGFLAADINGGPAPGFSSGQAQEAIERIAAETLPPGISYEWTDLTYQQILAGNSGVLIFPLALLLVYLVLAAQYESLLLPISIILIVPMGIMAALTGVWLTGGDNNVFTQIGLIVLVGLSAKNAILIVEFARELELSGSSAVSAAIEASRLRLRPILMTSMAFIMGVVPLVTSTGAGAEMRSAMGVAVFAGMIGVTAFGIFMTPVFYVLIRKLSGERPLKHAGGHIEAPHLAPGE; encoded by the coding sequence ATGAACTTCTCTCGCTTTTTCGTCGATCGCCCGGTCTTCGCGGGCGTTCTCTCCGTGCTGATCTTCGTCGCCGGCCTGATCGGCATGACCGGTCTGCCGATCTCCGAATATCCGGAGGTCGTGCCGCCGCAGATCGTCGTGCGCGCCCAATATCCGGGCGCCAACCCGTCCGTCATCGCCGAAACCGTCGCGACCCCGCTCGAAGAGCAGATCAACGGCGTCGAAGGCATGCTCTACATGCAGAGCCAGGCGACCGCCGACGGCCTGATGACGCTGACCGTCACCTTCGAGCTCGGCACCGACCCGGACCAGGCCCAGCAGCTGGTGCAGAACCGCGTTGCACAGGCCGAACCGCGCCTGCCGGAAGAGGTGCGCCGCCTCGGCGTCACCACGGTGAAGAGCTCGCCCGACCTGACGCTCGTCGTGCACCTCATCTCGCCGAACGGCCAATATGACATCAACTACCTGCGCAACTACGGGGTCTTGAACGTCAAGGACCGGCTGGCCCGCGTCGAGGGCGTCGGCCAGGTGCAGATCTTCGGCGGCGGCGACTATTCGATGCGCGTCTGGATCGACCCGGAGAAGGCGGCCGAGCGCGGTCTTGCCGCCAGCGACATCGCCAATGCGATCCGCGGCCAGAACGTCCAGGCGGCGGCCGGCGTCATCGGTGCCTCGCCGTCCGTTGCCGGCCTCGACCTGCAGCTTTCCGTCAATGCCCAGGGACGGCTGAGGACGCCGGAGGACTTTGCCGAGATCGTCGTCAAGTCCGGCGAAAACGGCGAGATTACCCGCCTCGGCGACGTCGCGCGTGTCGAGATGGGCGCCGCGGACTATTCGCTGCGCTCGCTGCTCGACAACAAGGCCGCCGTCGGCATGGGCGTCTTCCAGGCACCCGGATCGAACGCCATCCAGATCTCCGAGAACATCCACAAGGCGATGGCCGAGCTGAAGCAGACCATGCCGGAGGGCGTCGACTACGAGATCGTCTATGACACGACGCAGTTCGTCCGGGCGTCGATCGAGTCGGTCGTTCACACGCTTCTCGAAGCGATCGCTCTGGTGGTTCTCGTCGTCATCGTCTTCCTGCAGACCTGGCGCGCCTCGATCATCCCGCTCGTCGCGGTTCCCGTCTCGATCGTCGGCACCTTCGCGGTGATGTATGTCTTCGGCTTCTCGATCAATGCGCTGAGCCTCTTCGGCCTGGTGCTGGCGATCGGCATCGTCGTCGATGACGCGATCGTCGTCGTGGAAAACGTAGAACGCAACATCGCGCAGGGCCTTTCGCCGGTGCAGGCGACTTATCGCGCCATGCAGGAGGTCTCCGGCCCGATCATCGCGATCGCGCTGGTGCTCGTCGCCGTCTTCGTGCCGCTTGCCTTCATCACCGGGCTGACCGGCCAGTTCTACCGCCAGTTCGCGCTCACCATCGCAATCTCGACGGTGATCTCCGCCTTCAACTCACTGACGCTGTCGCCGGCGCTAGCCGCCCTTCTCCTGAAGGACCATCACGCGCCGAAGGACAGCCTGACGCGCATCATGGACGCGCTGTTCAGCTGGTTCTTCCGCGGCTTCAACCGCTTCTTCGGAGCAAGCTCGGAAGCCTATAGCCGCGGCGTTGGCGGCATCCTGACGCGCAAGTCGCTGATCATGGGCCTCTATGTCATCCTCCTCGGCGTCACCTTCGCGCTGTTCCGCTCCGTCCCCGGCGGCTTCGTGCCGGCTCAGGACAAGCAGTACCTGATCGGTTTCGCGCAATTGCCGGATGCGGCGACGCTCGACCGCTCGGAAGACGTCATCCGGCGGATGAGCGACATCGCGCTGAAGCATCCTGGCGTCGAGCACGCCATCGCCTTCCCGGGCCTGTCGATCAACGGCTTCACCAACTCGTCGAACTCCGGCATCGTCTTCGTGTCGCTGAAGCCGTTCGAGGAGCGCACGACGCCGGAACTCTCGGGCGGAGCGATCGCCATGCAGCTGAACCAGGAGTTCGGCGCCATCCAGGACGCCTTCATCGCCATGTTCCCGCCGCCGCCCGTCCAGGGCCTCGGCACGACCGGCGGCTTCAAGCTGCAGATCGAAGACAAGAACGGCCTCGGTTACCGGGCGCTCGACGATGCGGCCAAGGCCTTCCTGGCACAGGCCGCCCAGACGCCGGAGCTGGCCGGGCTCTATTCGAGCTACCAGATCAACGTGCCGCAGCTCTATGCCGACCTCGACCGCGTCAAGGCGCGCCAGCTCGGCGTTGCCGTCACCGACGTGTTCGAGACGCTGCAGATCTATCTCGGCTCGCTCTACGTCAACGACTTCAACGCCTTCGGCCGTACCTACAGCGTGCGCATCCAGGCGGATGCGAACTACCGCAGCCATGCCGACGACATCGGCAAGCTGAAGGTCCGTTCGCAGTCTGGCGAGATGATCCCGCTGTCGGCGCTTCTGACGGTCGAGCAGACGGTCGGCGCCGAAAGAGCGATCCGCTACAACGGCTTCCTCGCCGCCGACATCAATGGCGGGCCGGCACCGGGCTTCTCGTCCGGCCAGGCGCAGGAGGCAATAGAGCGGATCGCCGCCGAGACGCTGCCGCCCGGCATCAGCTACGAATGGACGGACCTGACCTACCAGCAGATCCTTGCCGGCAATTCGGGCGTGCTGATCTTCCCGCTGGCGCTGCTGCTCGTCTATCTGGTGCTGGCGGCCCAGTATGAGAGCCTGCTCTTACCGATCTCGATCATCCTGATCGTGCCGATGGGCATCATGGCGGCGCTCACCGGCGTGTGGTTGACCGGCGGCGACAACAACGTCTTCACGCAGATCGGCCTGATCGTGCTTGTCGGCCTTTCGGCGAAGAACGCCATCCTGATCGTCGAGTTCGCCCGCGAGCTCGAGCTGTCGGGCAGCAGCGCCGTCAGCGCCGCGATCGAGGCGAGCCGACTGCGCCTGAGGCCGATCCTGATGACCTCGATGGCCTTCATCATGGGCGTCGTGCCGCTCGTCACCTCGACCGGCGCCGGTGCGGAAATGCGCTCGGCCATGGGTGTCGCGGTCTTTGCCGGCATGATCGGTGTCACCGCCTTCGGCATCTTCATGACCCCGGTCTTCTATGTGCTGATCCGCAAGCTCTCCGGCGAGCGGCCGCTGAAACACGCGGGAGGCCATATCGAAGCGCCGCATCTCGCCCCCGGCGAATAA
- a CDS encoding LysR family transcriptional regulator, with amino-acid sequence MDQLTAMRVFLRVVETGNFTRASVSLNMPKATVTNLIQGLEAHLRTKLLNRTTRRVLVTPDGALYYERAARLLSDIDELDGSLSSAQSLPKGRLRVETASAFANLIIIPALPEFQAKYPDIQIDLGVSDRTIDYLAENVDCAIRGGTLTDQSLIARRITEMKFITCASRDFLERHPMPQHPSDLEKNTHAVGYFLPKSGQQMRFQFRRGNEEIEIDSRYAVAANEATTYVAAARAGMGVIQAPFFMVRDDLRAGTMVPVLPDWQVDPMPVYLVYPPNRHLSSRLRVFADWVVKVIAQSQLDGA; translated from the coding sequence ATGGACCAGCTCACGGCCATGCGCGTGTTTCTTCGAGTGGTGGAGACCGGCAATTTCACCCGGGCTTCCGTCTCGCTCAACATGCCGAAGGCGACCGTCACCAATCTCATCCAGGGGTTGGAGGCGCATCTTCGTACCAAGCTTCTGAACCGCACGACGCGGCGGGTTCTGGTGACGCCGGACGGGGCACTCTACTACGAACGCGCCGCCCGCCTGCTTTCCGATATCGACGAATTGGATGGCAGCCTGTCGAGCGCCCAGAGCCTGCCGAAGGGGCGGCTGCGTGTCGAAACGGCGAGTGCCTTCGCCAATCTGATCATCATTCCGGCATTGCCCGAATTTCAGGCGAAGTACCCGGACATACAGATCGATCTCGGCGTATCGGATCGCACGATCGACTATCTTGCCGAGAATGTCGATTGTGCAATCCGCGGCGGTACCTTGACGGACCAGTCGCTGATCGCCCGGCGCATCACGGAGATGAAATTCATCACCTGTGCCTCGCGGGACTTCCTCGAGAGGCACCCCATGCCGCAACATCCCTCCGACCTTGAAAAGAATACCCATGCCGTCGGCTACTTCCTGCCGAAGTCGGGGCAGCAGATGCGCTTCCAGTTCCGAAGGGGGAACGAGGAGATCGAGATCGATAGCCGCTATGCCGTGGCGGCAAACGAAGCGACGACCTATGTCGCGGCGGCGCGAGCGGGAATGGGCGTCATCCAGGCGCCGTTCTTCATGGTTCGCGACGACCTTCGCGCCGGTACCATGGTCCCGGTCCTGCCCGACTGGCAGGTCGATCCGATGCCGGTCTATCTGGTTTATCCGCCGAACCGGCATCTGAGCAGCCGGCTGCGCGTTTTTGCCGACTGGGTGGTGAAGGTGATCGCGCAGTCGCAGCTCGATGGCGCGTAG
- a CDS encoding DEAD/DEAH box helicase, producing the protein MTEFEGIAPAIAEALAKRGYNTLTPVQQAMLDPALEGADALVSAQTGSGKTVAFGLALGPTLLGPARQFDSPGAPLALVIAPTRELALQVKRELEWLYEITGATIASCVGGMDIRSERRALERGAHIVVGTPGRLCDHIRRDSLDISALRAIVLDEADEMLDLGFREDLEFILEASPTERRTLMFSATVPRSIATLAKNYQRDAVRIGVASEQKQHGDIEYRSLLVAPSDRENAIINVLRYYDARNAIVFCSTRAAVNHLTARFNNRGFSVVALSGELSQNERNHALQAMRDGRARVCIATDVAARGIDLPGLELVIHADLPTNPDTLLHRSGRTGRAGQKGVSALIVPVNQRRKAERLLDGARITATWAKPPSAEDVTGRDDERLIADAAFDEPLRDDEQTIVQALIDRHGAEKLAAAFVRQFRSSRSAPEELSDVPLFDDRKKARRDAPAFTGDSAAAPRADFTDGQWFSLSVGRKQNAEPRWLIPMLCRHGKLSKRDIGAIRMQPEETYVELTADGAERFLTAIGPNRTLEKGIRVKTLPGAPDGSRPRDDKPEFAKKRPRPAEAQPERGQKDFQPKRKFEKKPPVSQDTNPEKRDEKPWSKKKGKPDARKAAGDFKPKAKRNNAKNRQA; encoded by the coding sequence ATGACAGAGTTCGAAGGGATCGCACCGGCGATCGCCGAGGCGTTGGCGAAACGCGGTTACAACACCCTGACACCGGTCCAGCAGGCCATGCTCGACCCGGCGCTCGAGGGCGCCGACGCCCTGGTTTCCGCCCAGACCGGCTCCGGCAAGACCGTCGCCTTCGGCCTGGCGCTCGGGCCGACATTGCTCGGACCGGCGAGGCAGTTCGATTCACCCGGCGCGCCGCTGGCGCTCGTCATTGCGCCGACGCGCGAACTGGCGCTGCAGGTTAAGCGCGAGCTCGAATGGCTCTACGAGATCACGGGAGCGACGATCGCGTCCTGCGTCGGCGGCATGGATATCCGCAGCGAGCGGCGCGCGCTCGAACGCGGCGCCCATATCGTCGTCGGCACCCCGGGCCGGCTCTGCGACCATATCCGCCGCGACTCGCTCGACATCTCCGCGCTTCGCGCGATTGTCCTCGACGAAGCCGACGAAATGCTTGACCTCGGCTTCCGCGAGGATCTGGAGTTCATTCTCGAAGCGTCGCCGACCGAGCGCCGCACGCTGATGTTCTCGGCAACCGTGCCGCGCTCGATCGCGACGCTCGCGAAGAACTACCAGCGCGACGCGGTGCGCATCGGGGTTGCCTCCGAACAGAAGCAGCACGGCGACATCGAATACCGATCCCTTCTCGTCGCGCCGAGCGATCGGGAAAACGCCATCATCAACGTGCTTCGTTACTACGACGCCCGCAATGCGATCGTCTTCTGTTCGACCCGCGCCGCGGTTAACCACCTGACCGCCCGCTTCAACAATCGCGGCTTCTCGGTCGTGGCGCTCTCGGGCGAACTCAGCCAGAACGAACGCAATCATGCGCTTCAGGCGATGCGCGACGGCCGCGCCCGGGTCTGCATCGCGACCGATGTGGCGGCGCGCGGTATCGACCTGCCGGGCCTCGAGCTCGTCATCCATGCCGACCTGCCGACCAATCCGGACACGCTGCTGCACCGCAGCGGCCGCACCGGCCGCGCCGGCCAGAAGGGCGTCAGCGCGTTGATCGTGCCGGTCAACCAGCGGCGGAAGGCGGAGCGACTGCTGGATGGCGCTCGCATCACCGCCACCTGGGCAAAGCCGCCGTCGGCAGAAGACGTCACAGGCCGCGACGACGAGCGTCTCATCGCCGATGCGGCCTTCGACGAGCCGCTGCGCGACGACGAACAGACAATCGTCCAGGCGCTGATCGATCGCCATGGCGCCGAGAAGCTCGCCGCCGCCTTCGTGCGGCAGTTCCGCTCGAGCCGTTCCGCCCCCGAGGAGCTTTCCGACGTCCCCCTCTTCGACGACCGCAAGAAAGCCCGCCGCGACGCCCCGGCTTTCACCGGCGACAGCGCCGCCGCGCCGCGCGCGGACTTCACCGACGGGCAATGGTTCTCGCTCTCGGTCGGGCGCAAACAGAATGCCGAACCGCGCTGGCTGATCCCGATGCTCTGCCGCCATGGCAAGCTCAGCAAACGCGACATCGGCGCAATCCGCATGCAGCCGGAGGAAACCTATGTCGAACTGACGGCCGACGGCGCCGAGCGCTTCCTCACGGCGATCGGCCCGAACCGGACGCTGGAGAAGGGCATTCGCGTCAAGACGCTGCCGGGCGCCCCGGACGGCTCGCGGCCGCGCGACGACAAGCCAGAATTCGCGAAAAAGCGGCCGCGGCCGGCAGAGGCTCAGCCGGAGCGCGGCCAAAAAGATTTTCAGCCGAAACGCAAGTTCGAAAAGAAGCCTCCCGTCAGCCAGGACACGAATCCGGAGAAGCGGGACGAAAAGCCCTGGAGCAAGAAGAAGGGGAAGCCTGACGCAAGGAAGGCGGCCGGCGACTTCAAGCCGAAAGCCAAGCGCAACAACGCCAAGAACCGGCAGGCTTGA
- a CDS encoding efflux RND transporter periplasmic adaptor subunit, whose translation MTSSVTRRALWGAGLSILLSVAGGGAVLLGLPAHLKADAATEASPAAPPAVPVSVAKAETRRITTWESFSGRLEAIERVEVRPRVGGAILSAHFREGALVEKGDLLVTIDPEPYAAAVERAEAEVAAAEARVALAKTELDRARKLVSTSAIPQSGVDQRSSAYDEAQANVRSAKAALRSARLDLGYTEVRAPIAGRAGRLEVTAGNLVAAGSASPVLTTLVSVDPIYASFNVNEEVVAAALAKLSASAGADSIERIPVEIGTAADEGTPISGHIQLINNEVDAATGTIRVRAALENPDGRLIPGQFVRIRIGDPAPAEKLVISDRAIGSDQDKKFVLVVGSDNKVEYRQVTLGPTSDGMRIVESGLKPGESIVVNGLQRVRPGVVVAPQPAEQATASIAKP comes from the coding sequence ATGACGTCGAGCGTTACTCGCCGCGCCCTGTGGGGCGCCGGCCTCAGCATTCTATTGTCCGTCGCCGGCGGAGGGGCCGTCCTTCTCGGCCTCCCCGCTCACCTAAAGGCTGACGCGGCGACCGAAGCGTCGCCGGCCGCCCCGCCCGCCGTTCCGGTTTCCGTCGCCAAGGCGGAGACGCGCCGGATCACCACCTGGGAGAGCTTCTCGGGCCGGCTCGAGGCGATCGAGCGGGTCGAGGTTCGCCCCCGCGTCGGCGGCGCGATCCTCAGCGCCCATTTCCGCGAGGGGGCGCTCGTCGAAAAGGGCGACCTGCTCGTCACCATCGACCCCGAGCCCTATGCGGCCGCCGTCGAGCGGGCCGAGGCCGAGGTCGCCGCGGCCGAGGCGCGGGTGGCGCTCGCCAAGACCGAGCTCGACCGCGCCCGCAAGCTGGTCAGCACCAGCGCCATCCCGCAGAGCGGCGTCGACCAGCGGTCGAGTGCCTATGACGAGGCGCAGGCGAATGTCCGTTCGGCCAAGGCGGCGCTGCGCTCCGCCCGCCTCGACCTCGGCTATACCGAGGTGCGCGCTCCGATCGCCGGACGCGCCGGCAGGCTTGAGGTAACTGCCGGCAACCTGGTCGCGGCGGGCTCCGCCTCGCCGGTGCTGACCACGCTGGTTTCGGTCGACCCGATCTATGCGAGCTTCAACGTCAACGAGGAAGTCGTCGCAGCGGCGCTCGCCAAGCTCTCCGCTTCGGCCGGCGCCGATTCGATCGAGCGCATTCCGGTTGAGATCGGCACGGCCGCAGACGAGGGCACGCCGATCAGCGGCCATATCCAGTTGATCAACAACGAGGTGGATGCGGCAACCGGCACCATCCGTGTCCGGGCGGCGCTGGAAAATCCTGATGGCCGGCTTATCCCGGGGCAGTTCGTACGGATCCGTATCGGCGATCCGGCGCCGGCGGAGAAACTGGTGATCAGCGACCGTGCCATCGGCTCCGACCAGGACAAGAAATTCGTGCTGGTCGTCGGCTCGGACAACAAGGTCGAATACCGGCAGGTGACCCTCGGCCCGACGTCTGACGGCATGCGGATCGTCGAAAGCGGCCTGAAGCCCGGCGAGAGCATCGTCGTCAACGGCCTGCAGCGGGTGCGCCCCGGCGTCGTCGTCGCGCCGCAGCCGGCCGAGCAGGCAACTGCCTCGATCGCCAAACCATAG
- a CDS encoding alpha/beta hydrolase, producing the protein MDTHFTEETMQTGQGSCSARVYKGASLLVPPPVVLHLHGGSFTGDSVAAGEKVANALAAAGAVVISPEYPSACLNPFPAALDAAYAMLASMRSRCPQFAHKKSLLFVAGEEAGGNLAAGLALMARDQFLTDLKGQILLSPLLDPCLATPSFRKFCPQGSVQSIAEGWQQYLGEGRGLTHPYAAPGHCTRLGGLVPALVITSEECPMRDEAKAYAERLREAGVPVEMHVLPGRAAWIPANAAAQESWPAQEETISGIFSRFFQKAGAKATQK; encoded by the coding sequence ATGGACACGCATTTTACCGAGGAGACGATGCAGACGGGCCAGGGCTCGTGCAGCGCGCGCGTCTACAAGGGTGCGTCGTTGCTCGTACCGCCGCCGGTCGTATTGCATCTGCACGGTGGAAGCTTCACGGGAGATTCTGTCGCGGCCGGAGAGAAGGTCGCCAATGCACTCGCCGCTGCCGGCGCCGTCGTCATCTCGCCGGAATATCCGTCGGCATGCCTCAACCCGTTTCCGGCAGCGCTCGACGCCGCCTATGCGATGCTGGCTTCGATGCGCAGCCGCTGCCCGCAGTTTGCGCACAAGAAGTCGCTGCTGTTCGTCGCCGGCGAAGAGGCGGGCGGCAACCTCGCCGCCGGCCTGGCACTGATGGCGCGGGACCAGTTTCTGACCGACCTCAAGGGGCAGATCCTGCTGTCGCCGCTGCTGGACCCTTGTCTGGCGACGCCGTCGTTCCGCAAGTTCTGTCCGCAGGGCTCGGTACAGTCGATTGCCGAGGGCTGGCAGCAATATCTCGGCGAAGGCCGCGGCCTGACCCACCCTTACGCGGCGCCGGGCCATTGCACCCGGCTCGGCGGTCTCGTTCCGGCCCTCGTCATCACCAGCGAGGAATGTCCGATGCGCGACGAAGCCAAAGCCTATGCCGAGCGCCTTCGGGAAGCCGGTGTTCCTGTGGAAATGCACGTGCTGCCCGGCCGTGCCGCCTGGATCCCGGCCAATGCCGCGGCTCAGGAAAGCTGGCCCGCGCAGGAAGAAACCATATCCGGCATTTTCTCCCGCTTCTTCCAGAAGGCGGGAGCGAAGGCCACACAGAAGTAA